TAACCGTTGTGGGTCCAGTAGCGGGAGTCTTCGGCCGCGATAAGGGCGTTGATCAAGTTGACCGGAATATCGCCGTAGGGCACGTAAACGCGGTGGTTGGCGTCGAAGAATGCCCCGAGCAGGTTTTCGCCGTCTTCGTAGAAGACGCGGGTTTCGCCGGAGAGCACCTGCAAAATATTGGCGCGGTTAAACTGGTTGTCCGGATCGCGTTCGGGGAGAATCTTGAACACGACGATGTAAAAGGGGATGTAGCAAATCAGGGCTACAAGGAAAATGGCGACGATGATTTTAACAAACTTATTCATATTTACGTAAATTATTGAGTATTAACGATTTACAAGATATAAAAGTTTTGAGGGGGTGACCTGCCCAGGGATCCGTAATATGTAAAAATTAGGGGCTTTTTTGTGGAAAAACGATGAATTTGGCTGTTACCCCTTGAAATTATGGCGAAATTTTGTTAAAATTTGGGTCCCCAAGATGGGAAGATGGCCGAGTTGGCCGAAGGCGCGTCCCTGCTAAGGACGTATAGGACTTAATCCTATCGCGAGTTCGAATCTCGCTCTTCCCGCTGAAAAGCCCCGAGTCGAAAGACTCGGGGTTTTTTCTTACACTCGTCACCCCGGCCATCGTGCCGGGGTCGCTATTCACGTTACAAGCTGCTAACTTTTCAATTTACCTTTATTTATATACATGAACGTGTCGGCTCTCTTGAGCACATCCTTTACACATTCATCGACCTGTGGGCTGAATTCCGCCATGCCGACTGCAAACGAAATGCTCTCCTTTGGGACGTCTGGCTTGCGGTTTACGGATGATTTCAGCTTTTCAAAAAGTTCTGTGCGTTTTTCGTACTGTTCGCCAAACAGGATGATGACGAATTCATCACCACCGATGCGGTAGACCGGACTGTGCTTGAAAATATCGCAGAAGACCTTGCTGCAGTTCTTGAGGTATTCGTCGCCCATGTCGTGCCCGAACGTGTCATTGATGACTTTCAGGTCGTTCACATCGCATTCTAAGATTGCAAATTTTAGTTTATCCTTAGCCTTGATTTCTGCATCGATGAGATCGCTTTTAGCCTTGAATGCTGCGATACTCCCGACGCCTGTTAACGGATCCTTGTTCGCGATGAGCTTTGTGTGCTGGAGGTCTTTTCTCAGCTTTAACGCCGTCTCCTCAAGGCGGTGCTCAATTTCGACATTGATGATGCCTACGACGAAAGACTGCGTGTTGCCCTTGTCTGTAGCGATTTTCAGGCGGAAGTGTTCGATATGGTCGTCAATTTTTGCAAGGAACGGGAGCGTGTAATAGGGCGTTGTACGGATGATTTCCTTGCATTTCTCGAGAGTCGATTTCTCGATGAAGTCGCTGAACTCGTTCGGGACAAAAATTCGCTTCATCAGGTTGTCGAAGCTGTTTGGGTCGGTAGCAGTACGGCTCTCGGCCAAAAGCGGCGCAAACCTATTGCTGACCTGGTAATACTTTATCTGATTCCTGGCCGTGTTGACGTACATAACAAGGTCGTAGTCCGCGGAAAGCCCGGCGATGATGACCGCCCTTTGCGACAGGTCCCTGTTTCGCGTAATCTTCGAAATGAAAAATGCGTAGATAGTGCAGCAGCCGAGCATGTAGCCGATGGAATCGCAGGGCGCGAGCGGATATGCCTTTTGGAGGAGGCCACAGAGGATTGGCGCCAGGATGAACAGGATGCTTGCGGTGAAGTGGCGGCGTGCACTGATTTTTCGGGCCCTTATAAATTTGTATGCGGCAAACAGTGCGATGAGGAAAAATGTGGAGTATTTACAGTAGTAAAGCAGGTTGCGCCCAGACCGTGCGATGTATGCCCCATCTGCGCCTATGTCAAAAATAAATCGCGACTTGATGTTCACGATGAGCAATATAAACTGGAAAAGCACAAGTGCAATCGAGAGCATCTTGGCAGGAATCGCCTTTTCACGTTCAATATTGATAAAATTCAAAATATAGCTCAGCCATATATACGCCGAAACGGCCGCCGCCAGGTGAAAAATCGTCGAAGATACGAAAAATGGCGTAGTGCTGTCAAAAAATCCACCGCCGAGGACACCCCAAATGCCGTCCTGAAGGCAAAAAAGAATGGTCCAGTTGGAGAGGAATAGAAAGTCCTTGTCTGTCTTTTCGCTTTTGTCCAAGGCAGACCTGAACTGATTCATGAAAATCAGCAAAACGAGCGCACATGTGAATGCTAGTACATAGTATAGCGAATTAACCATAAACCCCTTACGATAGTCCAGTGTAATATAAGTTTTTTGTAGCTATTTTGCAACTTTTGCGGAAAGCTGTGTTTTTCGTCACGGGGGGATTCTCGCCCTAAGAGCTGTTGTTCTTTTAGCGTCATTTTCCTTGGGTGGCTGTATAAGGATATTTGCCGTTTCTTCATCCTCCACGGGGAAAACATGTGTTTTTTTTGGTCTTTTCTTAGGCTTTTACGCTTAAAATCCCGCTTTTTTGAAAAATTTCTTGACTTTTATGTTTGCATAATGGATATTATTAGGTGGATTTAATCACAAGGAGTTTGACCATGAAGACGAATAGCTTTTTAGTCGGCGCCATTCTCGGTGCCGCAGCGACCGTTGCTATCACAAAAAAGTTTTTTAAGTGTTGCTCTTGCGACGAGAATGAAACTTGTGACAACCCGGTCTTGAAAGATGCCGACGACGCGGTCGAAAAGCTCCACAATTCCGTGGACTCTCTCCGCAAGGAGTTAAACCGCCGTATCGAATCCGAGCAGACCTACGCCGCGAAGTGCGAAGACCTCAAGGAACAGGTGGCAAAGCAGAACGCCGAAATCAACAACCTCAAGAACGTCTGCGAAATGCAGGACAGCCGCAACAAGAAACTCGAACAGGAACTTGCGGGCAAGAATTAATTGGAGGCCTCGGCAACTCAATGCCGAGGTTTTTGTTTGATTGGGAACGTTTCCCTCTGGTGAAAATTACTTGTTTGTCAGTAATCAGTCAAATAAATTGATATTTTCATGTGTTTCTCCAACATTGCCTTCTTTCTAGAACTTGACGGAAATGCCCAAGTGCGTTGCAAAACCGTTGCGGAACAGTAGTGCCGACGCGCTTCGTTCCAGGGAACCGCTCTTGTCCTTGGCGACTTGTTGGTTCGACTTCGCTGTTGAGCCCGAGCTGCCATTCGAAGGCTTTTGAGGGGTGCTTCTGTCTCCGTCGGAATCGGCGAGGTAATCCTTGTAATCCACGTAGAACGGGATAATCTGCGAAATCCCGTATTGGAGAGAAAGGCTGAGCGGCCCTTCTTTCTGAAACTCAAAGCCGAGGGAGAGGACGCTTCCGATGCTGCTGACCTTGCGTAGCGTTTTTTCGTTTGTAACTTGGTGGGTCGTCAGGATGACCGTTTCGATTTCTTTTTGGATGTCCACCTCGCCGCCCGCGCCAAAGAAGTCAAGCTCGATGCTTGGCTTAAAAATGTAACGCTTGCCCATTTTCCAGTAGTAAGAGGCTCCGCCGACGATTGCGGATGCGTCCAGTTCCGCATCGGCACGGAAAGTCCTTTGCAAAAACGAAAACGATAGTCCCTTGAGGACCGAGCCTGGGAGAGCCCTGTTAAGGGCGAGTGTTTCGTAAAAACGTTCCTGGTTCGAGAATATTTTACCCGAAATGTGCATGAGCTCTAGGTGCGTCCACAACCTTTCCTTTTGCCATCTGGCGTAGGCCATGTGTACATTTGCTTCTATCGGAAGATACATGAACCGCTTGCGGCTTGTCTCCTCGTGGTAAATCCCGTAAACTGTCATGTCCGCGTCGAAGTATGCGTAGCCCGCGTCAAGACGGGAGCCGCTGAAGGTGTGGCCATATTCGCCGTTTAGAATGAGAACCCCGGCGGAATCTCTCAGGTAGTATTCCTTGTCCGGGTTGCGTGGAAATGTTCGAATATAATTTAAAGATAAATTAAAGTAATGGCTCCCTATCTTGGAGCCTGCCGAAAGTTCGCTATAGACAAAGTGTGACTCCCAATCGACGGGAATGGTGCTGATGAGGTCAGTCTTTTTTGTGGGGATCCAACTGATGGTGCCTAGATTTATGGAGCCGAAGGCGAAACGGGTTTTTGCGCTGAACAGGGAATCGTCACGGTGAAATGTTGCTTTGGGCATGACCATCGGCAGAGTGCTTACGTCGAGGCCTAGGGAATAGTTTTTGAAATTGCTTTCAAATCCCGCGCTTGCAATAGTTTGTCTGCTCACACTTTTGAGGTGCCAGTTGTTCTCGGTGTAACGGGAACGGATGTCTAAATGTTGTATTGAACCATGCACAACGAAGTTCTTGATGCTGAACGAGTCTTTGACACTGCAGCCCTTTGCTGCAAAGTGCTTGTCTTTTTGGTGCAGCATAAAAAGCCCGCCACAATCGGCGAGTCCGACATTGCTTGCCGCCAGGACCTGAATCGCGCCAAGCCCAAGCGCAAGTAAAGTGCTTCTAGTGTTTGACACTAATCTTAATCTTCGTTGTCGCGGAATTCCGTCTTGAGGAGGTTCCAGAAGGCGTCGGTTGTCATGCCCGGGAAAACTCCGCCGAACGTAATGTCCGGGAAGAAGATAAAGTTCTGCATGTCGTCAAACGTGTAGTCCTCGTATCTTGTGCCGTCTGCAGTCGGCTTTCCGTTGGCGAGCTTCTGGAACGAGATAGTCTTTGCGCCCGAGGCGTTGGTGAAGTCGAATGCGTTGGGAACATCGTCGAGGTATGCGTTTGCAAAGAGGCGGACTCCGTTTTCGACCTTGCACACGGAAGAGTTGAGCGTGACCGACGACGGGACGAATTCTACGACATTGTCGTTGTAGTAATTGTGGGAAATCGGAGAGAAGGACACCACGCAGTTGTTGAACTGGAGGTCGTAGCACTTGTTGAATCGGTTGTCGCCAATTTCGTAGTTGAGGCAGAAATACAACCTCTCCGGATTTGAGTAGTCTTGATTTACATGGGCGTGGAAATAGTCGAACTTGATTGTTTTTTCGACTTGATATCTCACGGCGTCGATAAGATCGTTTTCGGCGTAAGTAACTCCGTGATATCCGAAATCCGTGGACCATTCAAAGCCTTCAACCGGAATGTTCCAGATCGAGGCATCGTTGAACTTGTGGTAGGGGAGGTATTGCTGGAATCCGTCCGTAATCTGGAAGAACTTGGCGAGGTTCACGACGAGCTTCGTGCCATGCGGAAGCGTGATGGTGACACCGGTATGTAACGACTCGCGGTAGTGTTCCAGGGAGTCGATGGCCTTTTGGAAATCGCGGACGCTCACATCCGACATTTCGTCATCGCCGACAATGTAGGGGTCGTTCTTTTGAGTGGCGTTACCGTTCTTGGCTTCGTCAATGCCATATTGCAACCCGACTTCGACAAAAGCGATGGCCGTATCGAGCAAGTTCGGGATGTCTGTATAGCGGGCAGTCCAGTTGCTGTAGACTCTGGAGAAAGCGCTTTCCTTGCTCATGAGGGAGATGATTTTACGAGCGCCAGATTCAGTGATTTCATGGGCGGTAAAGCGGTTGTCGTTGATCCAGTCGTATTTGTTGTCAGTCGAAAAATCGATGTTGATGCTTGCGCCGAATGTGAGGATTGCCTTGGTTACAAACATGGCGGCAAGTGCCGGAGCGAATTCACCGCGGTCCAGTTCGTAGGTCTTGTCTTCGTAGGTGTAATTGCAGATGAACTTGTCATCACCGACAATGTTCTTCATGTAAATGATAGCCGAGTCAATAGACGGGATTGCCTGGACCATAGCGTCCTGGGCAAATGTGGTGAGGAGTTTCCCGTCACTTGTAATGAGGAGCTGGTTGAAGTCCCTTATGCCCATGTCGTCTAGGTCCATCTTGTTCTGGACAGTATCGATGAACGACTTGATATCTTTGTTATTGACGAGGTCGGTGATGATGCTCAAGGCGTAGCCCAATTGAGCTTCGCAGTTGCCTGGATACTTGTCAAGGACGCTTTTGAAGGTTCCCTTGGTTTGAGCGCTCACGACCTGCGCGTTCTTGAAATTGCCTTTGCCGATATCTTTTAAAATGTCTGCGATATTCGCCTTTGCTTTTTCCAGTTCTGCCGAAACGCTCGGGTCAGAAACTTCTTGGCAACTGAATGCTTCGAATTTTGGAGTGTTTGGAGTGTTGCTCCCTGATGAAAAATTGCTGGGGTTGGAATCTTGGCCGCAAGCGGCGAAAAGCGAACAAGTTCCAATGGCTAGTGCGAATAACTTTTTTGATATCCACATAAAATAAAATTTCCTTTTTGAGAAAAATACAAAAAATATGTTCAAAATAAAGATGGGGGTAGCATTTTGTTGATAAAAAATGAACAAACTCTTTATTTTTTCTTCAAAAAAGTCATTGCTTGACGAAAAAGCCGGTGGGGCATTTCTGCATGGAATCATATTCCTTTGCTTTGACATGCCGGATTCCTCTCTGGCATCTCCTTTTTTGAATTTCGAATGACGCTTTCCCTAAACTTTTCGCGAATTTGCAAGTGCAATTTTTTGAACTTTGCTGCAGAAGTCTCGTCAAATGCGGACTTGAGCGTTTCTTGAAGTCCGTGCCAAGGATGCGCAAAATAGTTTTTTTCTATATTGCAGTTCGTTTAAAAAACGATTAAAACAAAAAAGGAATATCATGCCAGCTTTTGATCCAAATGCGAAAAAGATGCTGATTTCGGGCAACGAAGCCATTTCCCTTTCCATGCGCCATTGCAATGTGCAGCTTGCCGCAGGCTATCCGGGAACGCCTTCTACCGAAATCTTGGAAGATTACTCTGAACTGGGCGGCTATGCCCAGTGGGCTCCGAACGAAAAGGTCGCTGCCGAAGTCGCTCTCGGTGCCGCTTTTGGACATGCCCGCAGTGTGGTCACCATGAAGATGGTTGGCTTGAATGTGGCAAGTGATGTTCTCTATACCGCAACTTACACCGGTGTCGATGGCGGCATGGTTTGGATTGTTGCCGATGATCCGGGCCAGGGCAGTTCCCAGAACGAACAGGATACGCGTAACCACGCGAAGGCATCCGTTTGCCCGATGTTCGAACCGAGTAACTCCCAGGAAGCCTACGATTTCTTCCGCATCGCCATGCAGACGAGCGAAAAATTCAAGATTCCTGTCATCCTCCGCATGACCACCCGCGTGGACCATTCCAAGTCTATCGTCGTGCCGAAGGAAGAACTCCCGGCAATGGTGCCGAACTTCGAACGCAATATCGCCCAGCACGTGATGGTGCCGGGATTCTCGAAGCCGGCTGGCCGTCGCCTTCGCGCCAAGATGGACGAAATGGAAGCCTGGAACGTGGCCGAAGGCCCGAATAAGGTCGAAATGCGCAGCGCCGATTTCGGTATTATCGTGAGCGGCATCAGCTACCACCACGTCCGCGAAGCCGCCCCGGAAGCAAGCATCCTCAAGCTCGGTATGACTTATCCGCTTCCGATGCAGCTCATCAAGGATTTCGCTAAGAAGTTCGAAGGCAAGCGCCTCATGGTCATCGAAGAAAACGACCCGTGGCTTGCTGAAAACATCAAGGCCGCTGGCATCCAGTGCGAAAGCAAGTTTGACCCGATTTTCCGCTTTGGTGAACTCGACGTGAACCGCGTCCGCCGCATTATCGCTGGCGACAAGAACCCGGATCCGGTTCCGGTCAAGGGTAAGCCGCCTATGCTCTGCCCGGGCTGCCCGCACCGCAGCTCCTTTGCCGTGCTTAAGGAACTCGACTGCATCGTTTCCGGTGACATCGGCTGCTACACGCTGGCTGCTCTCCCGCCCATCAGCGCCATGGACTACATGATTGACATGGGTGCCGCCATCGGTATGGGTATCGGCCTCCGTAACGTGCTCCCGCGCGAACAGGCAAAGCGCGTCGTGTCCGTGATTGGTGACTCTACGTTTGTTCACAGTGGCATCACCGGCCTTGTGGAAGCAGGCTACAACCGCCCGGAAACTGGCCACGTTGTCATCATCCTCGACAACAGCATCACTGCTATGACCGGCCAGCAGGAACACCCGGGTACGGGCCGTCACCTCGACCACAGCCCGGCCTACAAGATTGACTATAAGGAAGTTGCAAAGGTCGCCGGTTTCGACAACGTTTACGAAGTCAACCAGGTCAAGGAACCGGAAGAATTCAAGCGCCTCGTGAAGGAATCCCTCGAAAAGGACGAACTCACGCTTATCGTTGCTAAGAGCCCCTGCATTCTCGCCCTCAAGAGCATCCTTGCCTGGGACAAGGCAAACAAGGAAAAGGCCGAAAAGGCTTTGGCCGAAGCAGAAGCCGCTGCCAAGAAGAACAATAACTTTTAATAGAGAGGTTGAATAATTATGAGCGTAATGAACGTTAAATTTGCAGGCCTCGGTGGCACAGGCGTTATCAAGGCTAGTGACGTGATGGCCGAACTTGTTTTCGAACAAGGTTACGACGTGAAGAAAGCCGAAGTCCATGGCATGAGCCAGCGCGGTGGTTCCATCGCTTCTGACGTGCGTTTTGCAAAAGATGAAGAAGTGCAGTCCCCGATGATCCCGTGCGGCGAAGCCGACTACCTCGTTGTCTTTGACGAAACTCAGGTTGTCGTGAACGAAGCCTACATGAAGCAGGGCGGCGTGCTCCTCACGCCGGCTGACATCGATGTTTCCAAGCTCGAAAACGTGAAGGCTTTGAACGTCGCCATGCTCGGCAAGCTCTCCAAGCACTTCGACTTCACCGTGGACCAATGGCTCGTCGCTTTGAACAAGCTCTTTGCCGAAAAGTTCCACGAAGGCAACAAGAAGGCCTTCATGCTCGGCTGCGAAGGCTAATTAGCATTGTCATTCCCGCCACCGAGCGGGAATCCCCTTTTCAAAAGGACTGCCTTCGCGCAGTCCTTTTTTCTGTATTCAATCTTGCGTTATTTTCCAAATAAATCAGCGTGTGTTCCTGTTGCAGTAGCAGAAAGAATCAGTTCATCGTTAATTATTTGGTACATCAAAAGCCAATCGGGTTCGATGTGACATTCTCTAAAGTCTTTCAAACTGCCGACAAGTTGGTGGTCATGACACTTGGGAGGGAGAGGAATTTTTTTTTGATAGTTTGTCAAGAACGGAAACGAGCTTGCTTAAATCCTTGCCTCGTTTTTGCATGGTCTTGACATCGTGCTTCATTCTGTTGGTGTATTTGATTTGGTACAAACTTAATCCTCCAGCATGGAGGCTACGGCTTCTTGCGCAGATGAATAGGGACCGTGTAGATTCTCTTGCTTCCGCGTATCACTAATCGCCTTTTCAAGAGATAAATCTTCGGGGGCGTGGCGGACATCGAAAGGAATGCCGTTCTTTTCGATAGCGAATGTCAAAAAAAT
This is a stretch of genomic DNA from Fibrobacter sp. UBA4297. It encodes these proteins:
- a CDS encoding GGDEF domain-containing protein; its protein translation is MVNSLYYVLAFTCALVLLIFMNQFRSALDKSEKTDKDFLFLSNWTILFCLQDGIWGVLGGGFFDSTTPFFVSSTIFHLAAAVSAYIWLSYILNFINIEREKAIPAKMLSIALVLFQFILLIVNIKSRFIFDIGADGAYIARSGRNLLYYCKYSTFFLIALFAAYKFIRARKISARRHFTASILFILAPILCGLLQKAYPLAPCDSIGYMLGCCTIYAFFISKITRNRDLSQRAVIIAGLSADYDLVMYVNTARNQIKYYQVSNRFAPLLAESRTATDPNSFDNLMKRIFVPNEFSDFIEKSTLEKCKEIIRTTPYYTLPFLAKIDDHIEHFRLKIATDKGNTQSFVVGIINVEIEHRLEETALKLRKDLQHTKLIANKDPLTGVGSIAAFKAKSDLIDAEIKAKDKLKFAILECDVNDLKVINDTFGHDMGDEYLKNCSKVFCDIFKHSPVYRIGGDEFVIILFGEQYEKRTELFEKLKSSVNRKPDVPKESISFAVGMAEFSPQVDECVKDVLKRADTFMYINKGKLKS
- a CDS encoding 2-oxoacid:acceptor oxidoreductase family protein, coding for MSVMNVKFAGLGGTGVIKASDVMAELVFEQGYDVKKAEVHGMSQRGGSIASDVRFAKDEEVQSPMIPCGEADYLVVFDETQVVVNEAYMKQGGVLLTPADIDVSKLENVKALNVAMLGKLSKHFDFTVDQWLVALNKLFAEKFHEGNKKAFMLGCEG
- a CDS encoding thiamine pyrophosphate-dependent enzyme, which encodes MPAFDPNAKKMLISGNEAISLSMRHCNVQLAAGYPGTPSTEILEDYSELGGYAQWAPNEKVAAEVALGAAFGHARSVVTMKMVGLNVASDVLYTATYTGVDGGMVWIVADDPGQGSSQNEQDTRNHAKASVCPMFEPSNSQEAYDFFRIAMQTSEKFKIPVILRMTTRVDHSKSIVVPKEELPAMVPNFERNIAQHVMVPGFSKPAGRRLRAKMDEMEAWNVAEGPNKVEMRSADFGIIVSGISYHHVREAAPEASILKLGMTYPLPMQLIKDFAKKFEGKRLMVIEENDPWLAENIKAAGIQCESKFDPIFRFGELDVNRVRRIIAGDKNPDPVPVKGKPPMLCPGCPHRSSFAVLKELDCIVSGDIGCYTLAALPPISAMDYMIDMGAAIGMGIGLRNVLPREQAKRVVSVIGDSTFVHSGITGLVEAGYNRPETGHVVIILDNSITAMTGQQEHPGTGRHLDHSPAYKIDYKEVAKVAGFDNVYEVNQVKEPEEFKRLVKESLEKDELTLIVAKSPCILALKSILAWDKANKEKAEKALAEAEAAAKKNNNF
- a CDS encoding type II toxin-antitoxin system RelB/DinJ family antitoxin yields the protein MATLQLRVDDELKKKSDDLFQSLGLDTSTAIRIFLTFAIEKNGIPFDVRHAPEDLSLEKAISDTRKQENLHGPYSSAQEAVASMLED